Proteins from a genomic interval of Arachis hypogaea cultivar Tifrunner chromosome 10, arahy.Tifrunner.gnm2.J5K5, whole genome shotgun sequence:
- the LOC112717079 gene encoding uncharacterized protein produces the protein MASSSFQVTCFYKIVLRQSLEDGNLIIPKTFSMEFGDGVPNPVYLKPPDGTAWKIDWSEYDGAILFENGWKEFASYYSLDHGHMLWFEYNETSNIQVNIFDMTCLEIDYPSLDHISDDDSIEILNELPPRGWPRKTEKAAPKTPSASTSKMFTSSAKTEGVKWCPKIDYPSKDHIDDGNMVKVENEPPRRGRGRPRKTEKAAPKTPSPCTSKMFTSSAKTKKVKWRAEIQYPSKHHIDEDSMAKPRRGRGRPRKSEKAAPKTPSPCTSKMFTSSAKTRAVKWCPEIDYASKDHINDDNMVKVENEPPRRGRGRPRKTEKAAPKTPSACTSKMFTSSAKTRCPEIDYPSKDHIDDHNMVKVGNEPPRRGRGRPRKTEKAAPKTPSACTSKMFTSSAKTRCPEINYPSKGHIDDDNMVKVENEPPRRGRGRPRKKLKAAAEVSFPSTGKILSSSVKTEDVEKGPDKQNWIECCKNEEASESE, from the exons ATGGCTTCCTCTAGTTTCCAAGTGACCTGTTTCTACAAGATTGTTCTCAGACAAAGCCTTGAAGATGGAAATCTT ATCATACCAAAAACGTTCAGTATGGAATTTGGTGATGGTGTTCCAAATCCAGTGTATCTGAAGCCTCCAGATGGCACTGCATGGAAGATAGATTGGTCTGAGTATGATGGTGCCATTCTATTTGAAAATGGTTGGAAAGAATTTGCCTCATATTACTCTTTGGATCATGGCCATATGCTGTGGTTTGAGTACAATGAAACTTCTAACATTCAAGTAAACATTTTTGACATGACTTGCCTTGAAATAGACTATCCTTCCTTGGATCACATCAGCGATGACGATTCGATTGAGATCTTGAATGAACTGCCGCCACGAGGCTGGCCGAGGAAAACAGAGAAAGCAGCACCAAAGACACCATCTGCTTCTACAAGTAAAATGTTCACAAGTTCTGCCAAAACTGAAGGAGTGAAATGGTGCCCCAAAATAGACTATCCTTCCAAGGACCACATTGATGATGGCAACATGGTTAAGGTTGAGAATGAACCGCCACGAAGAGGCCGAGGCCGGCCGAGGAAAACAGAGAAAGCAGCACCAAAGACACCATCTCCTTGTACAAGCAAAATGTTCACAAGTTCTGCCAAAACTAAAAAAGTGAAATGGCGCGCTGAAATACAATATCCTTCCAAGCACCACATCGATGAGGACAGCATGGCTAAG CCACGAAGAGGCCGAGGCCGGCCGAGGAAATCAGAGAAAGCAGCACCAAAGACACCATCTCCTTGTACAAGCAAAATGTTCACAAGTTCTGCCAAAACTAGAGCAGTGAAATGGTGCCCTGAAATAGACTATGCTTCCAAGGACCACATTAATGATGACAACATGGTTAAGGTTGAGAATGAACCGCCACGAAGAGGTCGAGGCCGGCcgagaaaaacagagaaagcagcaCCAAAGACACCATCTGCTTGTACAAGTAAAATGTTCACAAGTTCTGCCAAAACTAGGTGCCCTGAAATAGACTATCCTTCCAAGGACCACATTGATGATCACAACATGGTTAAGGTTGGGAATGAACCACCACGAAGAGGCCGAGGCCGGCcaagaaaaacagagaaagcagcaCCGAAGACACCATCTGCTTGTACAAGTAAAATGTTCACAAGTTCTGCCAAAACTAGGTGCCCTGAAATAAACTATCCTTCCAAGGGCCACATTGATGATGACAACATGGTTAAGGTTGAGAATGAACCTCCACGAAGAGGCCGAGGCCGGCCgaggaaaaaattgaaagcagCAGCAGAAGTATCATTTCCTTCTACAGGTAAAATATTGAGTAGTTCTGTCAAAACTGAAGATGTAGAGAAGGGCCCTGATAAACAAAACTGGATCGAGTGTTGCAAGAATGAAGAAGCTAGTGAATCTGAATGA
- the LOC114924514 gene encoding uncharacterized protein: MDSSNFQRNKNSLSTVIRFFKIVLRKSLDNGYLKMPNKFRRKYGGDMPNPVKLLPPDGTEWRIDWTNRDGEILFENGWKEFATFYTLENGHVLWFEYNGTSNIKVNIFDMTALEIDYPSNGRIGDDNSVEILDEPPPRRDRGRPKKKVIAEPKQSRASASKKMKSAIKTKDKDKNPNTQNLKLHVENEKDGQSEETADLKLPIIQRARPDMDVVREAKKFKSKNPSFVIKIKQKHQTGLPAFVSSECTSRTRSSMQFYELERSSGMQH, from the exons ATGGATTCCTCTAACTTTCAAAGAAACAAGAATTCTCTTTCCACTGTGATCCGTTTCTTTAAGATTGTCCTCAGAAAAAGTCTTGACAATGGATATCTT AAAATGCCAAACAAGTTCCGTAGGAAATATGGTGGAGATATGCCAAATCCAGTGAAACTCCTGCCTCCAGATGGCACTGAGTGGAGAATAGATTGGACTAATCGTGATGGTGAGATTTTGTTTGAAAACGGTTGGAAAGAGTTTGCTACATTTTACACCTTGGAGAATGGTCATGTGTTGTGGTTTGAGTACAACGGAACTTCTAACATCAAAGTAAACATATTCGACATGACTGCCCTCGAAATTGATTATCCTTCCAATGGTCGAATCGGTGATGACAACTCGGTTGAGATTTTGGATGAACCGCCGCCACGAAGGGACCGAGGCCGGCCGAAGAAAAAAGTGATAGCAGAACCAAAGCAATCACGTGCTTCTGCAAGCAAAAAAATGAAAAGTGCCATCAAaactaaagataaagataaaaatccCAATACACAAAACTTGAAGCTGCATGTCGAGAATGAAAAAGATGGTCAATCTGAAGAGACAGCAGATCTTAAGCTGCCAATAATTCAACGTGCCAGACCAGATATGGATG TTGTTAGAGAAGCAAAGAAGTTCAAGTCGAAAAATCCTTCTTTTGTCATCAAGATTAAGCAAAAGCACCAAACAGGATTACCAGCA TTTGTTTCTTCAGAATGTACTTCGAGAACACGAAGCAGTATGCAATTCTACGAGTTGGAAAGAAGCAGTGGCATGCAACATTGA
- the LOC112717081 gene encoding B3 domain-containing transcription factor VRN1-like, producing MDSSNFQRNKNSLSTVIRFFKIVLRKSLDDGYLKMPNKFCRKYGGDMPNPVKLQPPDGTEWRIDWTNRDAEILFENGWKEFATFYTLENGHVLWFEYNGTSNIKVNIFDMTALEIDYPSNGRIGDDNSVEILDKPPPRRGRGQPKKKVITEPKQSRASTSKIMKSAIKTKDKDKNPNTQNLKDGQSEETADLKLPIIQRARPDMDVIREAKKFKSKNPSFVIKIKQKQQTGSPANLPVCFFRMYFENTKQYAILRVGKKQWHATLIYYPDRKNALISNWRLFVKENNLKAGNVCIFELINRQDPELKVHIRGSHD from the exons ATGGATTCCTCTAACTTTCAAAGAAACAAGAATTCTCTGTCTACTGTGATCCGTTTCTTTAAGATTGTTCTCAGAAAAAGTCTTGATGATGGATATCTT AAAATGCCAAACAAGTTCTGTAGGAAATATGGTGGTGATATGCCAAATCCAGTGAAACTCCAGCCTCCAGATGGCACTGAATGGAGAATAGATTGGACTAATCGTGACGCTGAGATTTTGTTTGAAAATGGTTGGAAAGAGTTTGCTACATTTTACACTTTGGAGAATGGTCATGTGTTGTGGTTTGAGTACAACGGAACTTCTAACATCAAAGTAAACATATTCGACATGACTGCCCTCGAAATTGATTATCCTTCCAATGGCCGAATCGGTGATGACAACTCGGTTGAGATTTTGGATAAACCGCCGCCACGAAGGGGCCGAGGCCAGCCGAAGAAAAAAGTGATAACAGAACCAAAGCAATCACGTGCTTCTACAAGCAAAATAATGAAAAGTGCCATCAAaactaaagataaagataaaaatccCAATACACAAAACTTAAAAGATGGTCAATCTGAAGAGACAGCAGATCTTAAGCTGCCAATAATTCAACGTGCCAGACCAGATATGGATG TTATTAGAGAAGCAAAGAAGTTCAAGTCGAAAAATCCTTCTTTTGTCATCAAGATTAAGCAAAAGCAACAAACAGGATCACCGGCA AATCTTCCAGTTTGTTTCTTCAGAATGTACTTCGAGAACACGAAGCAGTATGCAATTCTACGAGTTGGAAAGAAGCAGTGGCATGCAACATTGATCTATTATCCAGATAGGAAGAATGCCCTTATCTCTAACTGGCGCTTGTTCGTTAAAGAAAATAACTTAAAAGCCGGAAATGTTTGCATCTTTGAGCTCATTAACAGACAAGATCCAGAACTTAAGGTTCATATTCGTGGAAGCCATGATTAG
- the LOC112717080 gene encoding B3 domain-containing protein Os12g0591400: MKVNIFDMNCLQIEYPANDQIKEQLTGRGQQPMKKQEEQKTRDMDNSRNTQNMRLNEGPQKKRLNESLPREVWDQPRKKLRALVSSGSKDRHLENDTQIKDVERSFNSHGIKSKEKNHEMPVSVNQNSNGKRNRRRKDYESPVMPCPTRLESLKEAKKFKWEKPSFIIKITQRSQTRAPCYFSTKFYRKYFENNPQNANIRFGKKLFPVKLIYRPSSCVAFISAGWNLFARAIKLQAGDVCLFKLINRKDPVLDVHICRRQRRESLKPVTHGIQLFKEVKELNSHNPSFMVKIRDSDPRRSRPNLSAIFYRKYFKKNQQDVKLQFGKESWPATIIYNPTSKNSFISAGWSSFARASKLEAGDVCVFELINEKDLFDVHICRAQC, from the exons ATGAAAGTAAACATATTTGACATGAATTGCCTCCAAATAGAGTATCCTGCTAATGATCAGATCAAAGAGCAGCTGACAGGCAGGGGTCAGCAGCCGATGAAAaagcaagaagaacaaaaaactAGAGATATGGATAACAGTCGCAACACCCAAAACATGAGACTTAACGAGGGACCGCAGAAGAAAAGATTGAATGAATCATTGCCAAGAGAAGTCTGGGACCAACCGAGGAAAAAACTAAGAGCACTAGTGTCATCTGGTTCTAAAGATAGACACTTGGAAAATGACACACAAATTAAGGATGTAGAAAGAAGCTTCAATTCGCACGGTATTAAATCTAAAGAAAAAAATCATGAGATGCCAGTGTCTGTCAATCAAAATTCTAATG GtaaaaggaatagaagaagaaaagattatGAATCTCCTGTTATGCCCTGTCCTACAAGACTTGAATCTCTGAAAGAAGCTAAGAAGTTTAAGTGGGAAAAGCCCTCTTTCATCATCAAGATAACGCAACGGTCTCAAACGAGAGCACCATGT TACTTTTCAACTAAATTCTACAGAAAGTATTTTGAAAATAATCCACAAAATGCAAATATAAGGTTTGGAAAGAAGTTGTTCCCTGTTAAATTGATCTATAGGCCATCATCATGTGTTGCCTTTATCTCTGCTGGTTGGAACCTTTTTGCTCGAGCTATTAAATTACAAGCCGGAGATGTTTGTTTGTTTAAGCTCATCAATAGAAAAGATCCGGTGCTTGATGTTCATATTTGTCGTCGACAACGCCGCG AGTCACTTAAACCAGTGACTCATGGGATTCAACTCTTCAAAGAAGTTAAGGAGCTCAACTCACATAATCCCTCTTTTATGGTCAAGATAAGAGACAGTGATCCAAGGAGATCAAGGCCT aacttatcagctaTCTTCTACAGAAAGTATTTTAAAAAGAATCAGCAGGATGTAAAGTTACAGTTCGGAAAGGAATCATGGCCTGCTACGATAATCTACAATCCGACGTCGAAAAACAGCTTTATTTCGGCTGGTTGGAGTTCTTTTGCTAGAGCAAGTAAATTAGAAGCTGGAGATGTTTGTGTTTTTGAGCTCATCAATGAAAAAGATCTATTTGATGTTCATATTTGTAGAGCCCAATGCTAG